In Raphanus sativus cultivar WK10039 chromosome 5, ASM80110v3, whole genome shotgun sequence, the following proteins share a genomic window:
- the LOC108859053 gene encoding disease resistance protein TAO1-like: MTGQTCWFGPQSRIIITTKDKKLLVAHEINHFYRVDVPSTSEALEILCLSAFRHKSPSLGFENMAIEVTRLAGNLPLGLRVFGAYLRGMSRDQWIHALPRLRTSLDGEIGKVLRFSYDALCEEDQELFLHIACFFKGGCISDVVECLAESRLNVNHGLQVLFDKCFISEAEWGWLVVHNLLEQMAKEIVRKQSVSDPGKRQFLVDAQDICDVLEGKAGTETIRGIDFDLSKVSEDLIIDERAFEGMSRLQFLRFQKWGLYNNTKLLVLQGLKVRASKLRFLEWDQFPLTCFPREFQPRRLVKLKMIHSKLEKLWEGPIPLPCLKLMVLAYSNYLKELPDLSNVTNLKVLNACCCSSLSEISSIGKSTSLQELHLAGCSKLIVIPSSIGNAINLKTLNVQQCDGLVELPSSIWSLSKLKKLLTAGCPKLNHLGSQLRSFPDIS, translated from the exons ATGACTGGCCAAACTTGTTGGTTTGGGCCTCAAAGTAGGATTATCATCACGACAAAGGATAAAAAGCTTTTGGTAGCACATGAGATCAACCATTTTTACCGTGTGGATGTTCCATCTACATCTGAAGCTCTTGAAATTCTCTGCCTGTCTGCTTTTCGTCACAAGTCACCGTCACTTGGGTTTGAGAACATGGCCATAGAAGTTACACGGCTAGCCGGTAACCTTCCTTTGGGTCTACGTGTTTTTGGCGCATATCTTCGAGGAATGTCCAGAGATCAGTGGATACATGCATTGCCTAGACTTAGGACGAGTCTTGATGGGGAGATTGGGAAAGTATTAAGGTTCAGCTATGATGCTTTATGCGAGGAAGATCAAGAACTGTTTCTTCATATAGCATGTTTTTTCAAAGGTGGGTGCATTAGTGACGTAGTGGAGTGTCTTGCGGAGAGTCGTTTGAACGTCAACCACGGGCTCCAAGTGTTGTTTGATAAATGTTTCATATCTGAAGCCGAATGGGGATGGTTGGTGGTGCATAATTTGCTGGAGCAAATGGCCAAAGAAATTGTTCGTAAACAGTCTGTTTCTGATCCTGGGAAACGTCAGTTCTTGGTGGATGCTCAGGACATTTGTGATGTGCTTGAGGGAAAAGCT GGCACTGAAACTATTCGAGGAATAGATTTTGACTTATCGAAGGTCAGTGAAGACTTAATTATTGACGAGCGAGCCTTTGAAGGGATGTCTAGGCTCCAATTCTTAAGATTCCAGAAATGGGGTTTGTATAACAACACCAAACTTCTCGTACTCCAGGGTCTGAAGGTTAGAGCTAGTAAACTTAGATTTCTTGAATGGGATCAGTTTCCGTTGACATGTTTTCCTCGTGAGTTTCAACCGCGGCGTCTTGTCAAACTTAAGATGATACACAGCAAGCTTGAGAAGCTGTGGGAAGGACCTATT CCGCTCCCGTGTCTGAAATTGATGGTGCTGGCTTATTCCAACTACCTCAAAGAACTTCCGGATCTGTCTAATGTTACTAATCTAAAGGTACTGAATGCTTGTTGTTGCTCAAGTCTGTCGGAGATCTCCTCCATTGGGAAGTCCACTAGTCTCCAGGAATTGCATCTCGCTGGTTGCTCCAAGTTGATAGTGATCCCCTCTTCCATTGGGAATGCCATTAATCTCAAGACGTTGAATGTCCAGCAATGCGATGGCCTGGTTGAACTCCCATCCTCTATTTGGAGCCTCAGTAAGTTAAAGAAACTGTTAACTGCAGGATGCCCAAAGCTAAACCATTTGGGGTCACAGTTGAGAAGCTTTCCTGATATTTCCTGA